In Candidatus Stygibacter australis, a single window of DNA contains:
- a CDS encoding DMT family transporter encodes MKRTALFIGLLSGLLFGIGTPFSKLLLNEVNSFKLDGLLYLGAAIIFIPYVLKNYKEEFHYIMKSKTAKSIIGIIIFGGLLGPVFLLFGLKLANSSSVSVWLNLELVATAILGVLFFKDHLDKPALIGVLFSIAAGIMISFQEGTGALYSGILIALACICWGIDNHLTALVDGTSPQTITFLKGIFAGSTNLIIGMIIGGAYIAPDIVFFSLIVGIVSYGLSIVLYVTSAQHLGATRSQILFSTGPFWGIMAAFVLLSEPINIYVTISMAFLAIGIVMTNILTHEHTHKHLKTSHIHLHSHEDEHHNHTHEIEFIKTKLHIHIHEHDEIHHKHKHFPDLHHRHKHEK; translated from the coding sequence ATGAAGCGTACTGCATTGTTTATAGGTTTATTGTCTGGATTGTTATTTGGGATTGGGACTCCTTTTAGTAAACTGCTACTTAATGAAGTAAATAGCTTTAAATTAGATGGGTTACTCTATTTAGGAGCTGCAATTATCTTTATCCCCTACGTATTGAAAAATTACAAAGAAGAGTTTCATTATATTATGAAATCAAAAACTGCGAAATCAATTATTGGCATTATAATTTTTGGAGGATTACTTGGCCCCGTATTTCTTTTATTCGGTTTGAAATTAGCAAATTCATCATCAGTATCTGTCTGGTTGAATTTAGAATTAGTTGCTACAGCAATTTTAGGAGTACTTTTTTTTAAAGATCATTTGGATAAGCCTGCCTTGATTGGTGTCCTTTTCTCAATTGCTGCTGGAATAATGATTTCATTTCAAGAAGGAACCGGAGCATTATATTCAGGAATTCTAATTGCATTGGCATGTATATGTTGGGGGATTGATAATCATCTGACAGCTTTAGTTGATGGAACTTCACCACAAACAATTACTTTTCTAAAAGGAATTTTTGCTGGTTCTACTAATCTGATAATTGGAATGATTATTGGTGGTGCATATATCGCCCCTGATATTGTATTTTTCTCGTTAATTGTTGGAATCGTCTCTTATGGGCTAAGTATTGTTCTTTATGTTACATCTGCTCAACATCTGGGAGCTACAAGGAGTCAGATTCTTTTTTCAACTGGACCTTTCTGGGGAATTATGGCAGCTTTTGTTTTGCTATCTGAACCGATAAATATTTATGTAACAATTTCAATGGCATTTTTAGCAATTGGAATTGTAATGACCAATATTTTAACTCATGAGCATACTCATAAACATTTGAAAACTTCGCATATTCACCTACATAGCCATGAGGATGAACATCATAACCATACTCATGAGATTGAATTTATCAAAACTAAACTACACATTCATATACATGAACACGATGAAATACACCATAAACATAAACATTTTCCAGATTTACATC